CCATTTCCATACCTGTTAAAGGCGTGTATTCTGATCCTTTTGCAACAACTGTACATCCGGCTGCCAAGGCCGCAGCCCATGCTCTAGCAGGATTATATGCAGGAAAATTCCAGGCAGTAATAACACCCACAACACCTATTGGTTGTTTAATAACCGACATTCTTTTTCCTGGAACTCGAGAAGGTACAACCCTTCCATAAGCTCTTTTACCTTCTTCAGCAAACCATTCAAAAAGATCGGCAGAAACACGCCAATCGATAACAGCTTGCGCCATTGGCTTTCCACTTTCGAGAGTAAGTGTTTTAGCCAAATCCATTAACCGTTCTCTGATTAAATCAGCCGTTTTCTTTAAGATATCTGCTCTTTCATAAGGCGTTTTTCTAGACCATTCTGGAAACGCATTATGCGCAACGTCAATAGCTCTAACACAATCTTCATCACCTGCACCATAAGGAACAGTTCTTACAATCTCTTCTGTAGATGGGTTTATTACGTCCCATTTACCACCATCATAGGCATCAACCCATTCTCCTTCTATAAACTGCTTGTAGGTATAACTCATGCTAATTTTGCTAATTCTTCATCAATAATACTTAACCCTTTTCTGAGCAAATCTTCTTCAATTGTGAGTGGACTTAACACCCTAACAATATTTCCGAATGTTCCTGCGCTCAACATAATCAATCCTCGAGCAGAACATGCTCTCACTAACTGACCACAAAGTTCTCCATTTGGTTCGTCCTTATTTCCATTCTTTACTAATTCAAACGCGAGCATCGCTCCTAGCCCTCTAACATCTCCAATAACAGAATATTTCGATTTCATATCATCGAAACTCGCTCGTATTATATTCCCCACATCAACTCCTTTTTGATTGATATCGATATCCTCCATGAATTTTATCGTAGCCAAAGACGCTGCGCAGCATACAGGATTACCTAAATAAGTCCCTCCAATTGTACCAGGATTAGCCCCGTCCATTACTTCTGCCTTACCCACTACAGCACCAATAGGCATTCCTGATCCCATCGATTTAGCATAAGTAGAAATATCTGGAATAACATTATAATGATGATGTGATGCCCATTTACCTGTTCTTCCAAATCCCGCTTGAACTTCGTCGAAGATTAACATAATGCCATTATCGGTACAAACTTCTCTTAGGCCTTCTATAAACGTTTGTGGAGCTACTGTAAACCCAC
This sequence is a window from Flavobacteriales bacterium. Protein-coding genes within it:
- a CDS encoding aspartate aminotransferase family protein, coding for MDRRTAVVPKGIGIFNTATAVITKNATITDIDGNELIDFAGGIGVVNAGHCPDSVVKAISKQAAKMIHTCFNVATYEPYLDLAEKLASLLPHGDHTKVMITNTGAESVENAIKIARQATGKENIICFSEAFHGRSMMAMSLTFKEAYKTGCGPFVPGIHRFPFPNHYKNGNGQSVDDFGKDAIEDFRKRLESEVDKTNVAAVILELVQGEGGFTVAPQTFIEGLREVCTDNGIMLIFDEVQAGFGRTGKWASHHHYNVIPDISTYAKSMGSGMPIGAVVGKAEVMDGANPGTIGGTYLGNPVCCAASLATIKFMEDIDINQKGVDVGNIIRASFDDMKSKYSVIGDVRGLGAMLAFELVKNGNKDEPNGELCGQLVRACSARGLIMLSAGTFGNIVRVLSPLTIEEDLLRKGLSIIDEELAKLA